From the Leptolyngbya sp. O-77 genome, one window contains:
- a CDS encoding CYTH domain-containing protein, producing the protein MKSLRSQAEPWIGDPKISNLKPKIDMAQEIERKFLVVGDRWRGLAEGTIYRQGYLLSGAGRTVRVRVAGTRGFLTIKGATAGLSRSEFEYEIPLADAEELLDTLCDRPLIEKTRYKIPYEGLVWEVDEFWGDNDGLIVAEVELSSPDQTVQLPDWIGEEVSHDPRYFNAALVKHPYRQWHPAPGS; encoded by the coding sequence ATGAAGTCGCTGAGAAGCCAAGCAGAACCCTGGATTGGCGATCCAAAAATCAGCAATCTAAAACCCAAAATCGATATGGCGCAGGAAATCGAGCGAAAATTTCTCGTGGTGGGCGATCGCTGGCGTGGGCTGGCGGAGGGAACGATCTATCGCCAGGGCTATCTGCTGTCGGGGGCAGGGCGGACGGTGCGGGTGCGGGTTGCAGGAACGCGGGGCTTTTTGACGATTAAGGGCGCAACGGCAGGACTGTCGCGCAGCGAGTTTGAGTATGAGATTCCTCTGGCGGATGCGGAGGAATTGTTGGATACCCTATGCGATCGCCCGCTGATCGAAAAAACCCGCTACAAAATTCCCTACGAAGGGCTAGTTTGGGAAGTGGACGAGTTTTGGGGCGACAACGACGGGCTAATTGTTGCCGAAGTGGAACTCTCTAGCCCCGACCAAACGGTGCAACTTCCCGACTGGATTGGCGAAGAAGTCTCCCACGATCCGCGCTATTTCAACGCGGCGCTGGTGAAGCATCCCTACCGCCAGTGGCACCCCGCTCCAGGATCGTGA
- the mnmA gene encoding tRNA 2-thiouridine(34) synthase MnmA produces the protein MTKIVVGLSGGVDSSTAAAILHHQGYEVVGVTLWLMKGKGQCCSEGMVDAARLCEELEIPHHIVDSRDLFQENIVDYLVEGYGAGITPLPCSQCNRAVKFGPMLRYAKEELGIDAIATGHYARISHNPETGRYELRRAVDLSKDQSYFLYDLPQDVLAHVHFPLGDQTKTETRRVAAEFNLHTAEKPESQDLCLIEAHGSMRDFLDKYLAPKQGDIVDQSGRVLGQHDGIHHYTIGQRRGIGVAAAEPLYVVGIDVGRNQVIVGDRASVHQAECTVQRVNWVSIAAPSGPIRAFVQPRYRATPVLATLVPLNDDATRLKITFDEPQFGITPGQAAVWYDGDGQDSAKGDRVLGGGIIEVQP, from the coding sequence ATGACCAAAATTGTTGTCGGCCTCTCCGGCGGCGTAGACAGTTCCACCGCTGCTGCCATCTTGCACCACCAGGGCTATGAGGTGGTGGGCGTGACGCTGTGGCTGATGAAGGGCAAGGGGCAGTGCTGCTCGGAGGGCATGGTGGACGCGGCGCGGCTGTGCGAGGAACTGGAAATCCCGCATCACATTGTCGATAGCCGCGATCTGTTTCAGGAAAATATTGTGGACTATCTGGTGGAGGGCTATGGCGCGGGCATTACGCCGCTGCCCTGTTCGCAGTGCAACCGGGCGGTGAAGTTTGGCCCGATGCTGCGCTATGCAAAAGAGGAGCTGGGCATCGATGCGATCGCCACGGGTCACTATGCCCGCATCAGCCACAACCCCGAAACCGGGCGCTACGAGCTGCGCCGCGCCGTAGACCTGAGCAAAGATCAGTCCTACTTCCTCTACGACCTGCCGCAAGACGTGTTGGCCCACGTCCATTTTCCCCTCGGCGACCAGACCAAGACCGAAACGCGCCGGGTGGCCGCTGAGTTTAATCTGCACACCGCCGAAAAGCCCGAAAGCCAGGACTTGTGCCTGATCGAGGCGCACGGCTCCATGCGTGATTTTTTGGATAAATATCTAGCTCCCAAGCAGGGCGATATTGTCGATCAGTCGGGGCGCGTGCTGGGGCAACACGACGGCATCCACCATTACACCATCGGTCAGCGCCGGGGGATCGGGGTTGCGGCGGCGGAACCGCTGTATGTCGTGGGCATCGACGTGGGGCGCAATCAGGTGATTGTGGGCGATCGCGCTAGTGTTCATCAGGCAGAATGCACCGTGCAGCGGGTGAACTGGGTGTCGATTGCCGCGCCCAGCGGCCCGATTCGCGCCTTTGTGCAGCCCCGCTATCGCGCCACGCCCGTCCTTGCGACGCTGGTTCCACTCAACGACGACGCGACTCGCCTGAAGATTACCTTCGATGAGCCACAGTTTGGCATTACCCCAGGGCAAGCCGCCGTGTGGTATGACGGCGATGGGCAAGACTCTGCGAAGGGCGATCGCGTCTTGGGTGGCGGCATCATCGAAGTGCAGCCCTAA
- a CDS encoding dipeptide epimerase, with translation MQIRVQPFTVHKRVPLTISRGTTAESTNLWLRLEHDGIEGWGEASPFAAGRSPQTTDAIAAALEAAAPHLADYTPYDQQAIAARLRELQLPSAARTALDLALHDWLGKKAGLPLWKLWGLERDRIVPTSVTIGINTPEAAQQRLRGWLELTQVHAVKIKLGSPAGLEADRAMFSAVLQDVPAGAKVSVDANGGWDLPGAIAMSHWLAERDVTYLEQPLAPGQEADLPKLYRESPLPLFADESCFDRADIPKLGDRIHGINIKLMKSGGLSEALAMVHTAQAYGLQLMFGCYSDSTLANTAAAHLTPFATHVDLDSHLNLLDDPFRGAEMQDGRLIPGDRPGLGVVRSQN, from the coding sequence ATGCAGATCCGGGTTCAGCCGTTTACAGTCCACAAGCGAGTGCCGCTGACCATCAGCCGGGGAACCACGGCCGAAAGCACAAACCTGTGGCTCCGACTAGAGCATGACGGAATCGAAGGCTGGGGCGAAGCGTCGCCCTTTGCGGCTGGGCGATCGCCCCAAACCACCGACGCGATCGCCGCTGCGCTAGAAGCTGCTGCACCGCACCTGGCAGACTATACGCCCTACGACCAGCAGGCGATCGCCGCTCGTCTGAGGGAACTGCAACTGCCCTCGGCTGCCCGGACTGCACTCGATCTGGCGCTGCACGACTGGCTGGGCAAAAAGGCGGGGCTGCCCCTGTGGAAACTGTGGGGGCTGGAGCGCGATCGCATCGTGCCGACCTCCGTCACCATCGGCATTAACACACCAGAGGCCGCCCAGCAGCGGCTCCGGGGCTGGCTGGAGCTGACCCAGGTTCACGCCGTGAAAATCAAGCTGGGCAGTCCGGCAGGGCTGGAGGCCGATCGCGCTATGTTCTCAGCGGTGCTGCAAGATGTACCAGCGGGCGCAAAGGTGAGTGTGGATGCCAATGGCGGCTGGGATTTGCCAGGGGCGATCGCCATGAGCCATTGGCTGGCAGAGCGCGACGTTACGTATCTAGAGCAACCGCTTGCACCCGGTCAGGAAGCCGATTTGCCAAAGCTCTACCGCGAGTCGCCGCTGCCGCTGTTTGCCGACGAAAGCTGTTTTGACCGCGCCGATATTCCCAAACTGGGCGATCGCATCCACGGCATCAACATCAAGCTGATGAAGTCCGGCGGGCTGAGCGAGGCGCTAGCAATGGTTCACACGGCCCAGGCTTACGGATTGCAACTGATGTTTGGCTGCTATTCCGACAGCACGCTGGCCAACACCGCCGCCGCCCACCTCACGCCCTTTGCCACCCACGTCGATCTGGATAGCCACCTAAACTTGCTAGACGACCCATTTCGCGGTGCGGAAATGCAAGACGGGCGGCTGATTCCGGGCGATCGCCCTGGACTGGGCGTGGTTCGCAGCCAGAACTAA
- a CDS encoding DUF2470 domain-containing protein, with protein MADVLSPAISDRICKHMNEDHADAVLLYAKVYGGAEAATAAKMVSIDPEGMMLEAEQAGTATPVRVTFDHTLQDSEDAHQTLIAMVRQARSQAQSE; from the coding sequence ATGGCCGACGTACTTTCTCCCGCAATCAGTGATCGCATTTGCAAGCACATGAACGAAGACCACGCCGACGCGGTGTTGCTCTACGCCAAGGTCTACGGCGGGGCAGAGGCGGCCACAGCAGCCAAAATGGTGTCGATTGACCCAGAAGGCATGATGCTAGAAGCGGAACAAGCGGGAACCGCGACTCCTGTGCGCGTCACCTTTGACCATACGCTGCAAGACTCGGAAGATGCCCATCAAACGCTGATTGCAATGGTGCGCCAAGCGCGGTCGCAGGCGCAAAGCGAATAA
- the rlmN gene encoding 23S rRNA (adenine(2503)-C(2))-methyltransferase RlmN: MVEAYLGDVWWGRMVGAYGGGVWWGRMVGAYGGGDRPVLQIASDNASDNGKRANFLPSAALMPSIHSDSSTLPADLSSAEAAESAESAESAEFLAETAADSLQAPLLGQSLDQLTAWVQQQGQPAYRGKQLYQWLYQQGARSLSDVTVFPKAWRAALADYPIGRSQIHYRATAPDGTVKFLLRLADGHIIETVGMPTYAYTSSDLTRLTVCVSSQVGCPMACDFCATGKGGFLRNLAAHEIIDQVLTVQEDFGQRVSNIVFMGMGEPLLNTDNVLAAVRSLNTDVGIGQRTMTISTVGIPGHIRRLAQHKLQVTLAVSLHASNQPTREALIPSAKHYPLEALLDECREYVQHTGRRVTFEYILLAGLNDEPEHAAELAHHLRGFQSHVNLIPYNPISEVDYQRPDERRIKAFVRSLQEHHIAVSVRYSRGLEADAACGQLRARKG; encoded by the coding sequence ATGGTGGAGGCATATCTTGGGGACGTATGGTGGGGACGTATGGTGGGAGCGTATGGTGGGGGCGTATGGTGGGGGCGTATGGTGGGGGCGTATGGTGGGGGCGATCGCCCCGTCCTTCAAATCGCAAGCGATAATGCAAGCGATAATGGAAAGCGTGCCAACTTTCTGCCCTCTGCCGCCCTGATGCCATCCATCCACTCCGACTCTTCCACGCTGCCCGCCGATCTGTCATCGGCTGAAGCTGCCGAATCCGCTGAATCCGCTGAATCTGCCGAATTCCTAGCGGAAACAGCGGCCGACTCGCTCCAGGCACCGCTGCTGGGCCAGTCGCTCGACCAGTTGACCGCGTGGGTGCAACAGCAGGGACAGCCCGCCTATCGCGGCAAGCAGCTTTATCAATGGCTCTATCAACAGGGTGCGCGATCGCTCTCGGACGTGACCGTGTTTCCCAAGGCGTGGCGAGCGGCGCTGGCAGATTATCCCATCGGGCGATCGCAGATCCACTATCGCGCCACTGCCCCCGACGGCACGGTGAAATTTTTGCTGCGCCTGGCCGACGGCCACATCATCGAAACTGTCGGAATGCCCACCTATGCCTACACTTCCTCAGACCTGACCCGCCTCACGGTCTGCGTCTCCTCCCAGGTCGGCTGCCCGATGGCCTGCGACTTTTGCGCCACGGGCAAGGGCGGCTTTTTGCGAAACCTGGCGGCGCACGAAATTATCGACCAGGTGCTAACGGTGCAAGAAGACTTTGGGCAGCGGGTCAGCAATATCGTGTTTATGGGCATGGGCGAGCCGCTGCTGAATACGGACAACGTGCTGGCAGCCGTGCGATCGCTCAATACGGACGTGGGCATTGGTCAGCGCACGATGACGATTTCCACCGTGGGCATTCCCGGCCACATCCGCCGCCTGGCCCAGCACAAGCTCCAGGTGACGCTGGCCGTCAGCTTGCACGCCTCCAACCAGCCCACCCGCGAAGCCCTCATCCCCAGCGCCAAGCATTATCCTCTGGAAGCATTGCTCGACGAGTGCCGCGAATACGTCCAGCACACTGGGCGGCGCGTCACGTTTGAATACATCCTGCTGGCGGGACTCAACGACGAACCCGAACACGCCGCAGAACTGGCGCACCATCTGCGCGGCTTCCAGAGCCACGTCAACCTGATTCCCTACAACCCCATCAGCGAAGTCGATTATCAGCGCCCCGACGAGCGGCGGATTAAAGCATTCGTGCGATCGCTCCAGGAGCATCACATCGCCGTCAGCGTCCGCTATTCGCGCGGGCTAGAGGCAGATGCGGCCTGTGGGCAGTTGCGGGCGAGGAAGGGGTGA
- a CDS encoding glycosyltransferase family 9 protein gives MRVVALVPGGIGDQILFFPTLDDLKQAYPNAEIDVVVEPRATSAYRVSKSVSDVLSFDFKDNNSPADWANLLGVLRDRYYDVAISLGQRWGVGLLLWLTGTPKRIGYQSGSSSLFLTDAVPLNTDQYAAAMYHDLLKGLGIDTPCPDPSISIPKKDLDWAEAERARLGLGSSGYVLIHGGSSQLAKTKGIDKIYPVESWQAIIQDFQTKQPDLPIVVVQGPEDEAFVATLAQAAPGFKVTSPPDIGKLAAMIAGANLMLCTDSAPMHLAVALKVFTLALFGPTDPEKLLPKRDRFAGIKSPTGKMADIDPKTVLAKVWGG, from the coding sequence ATGAGAGTTGTGGCCCTTGTTCCGGGAGGGATTGGTGACCAAATCCTGTTCTTCCCCACCCTGGATGATCTAAAGCAAGCCTATCCCAATGCGGAGATTGATGTGGTGGTGGAACCCAGAGCCACAAGCGCCTACCGGGTCAGCAAGTCGGTCAGCGATGTGCTGTCGTTTGACTTTAAAGACAACAACAGCCCGGCGGATTGGGCAAACCTGCTGGGCGTATTGCGCGATCGCTACTACGACGTGGCGATTTCGCTGGGGCAGCGCTGGGGTGTGGGGCTGCTGCTGTGGCTAACGGGCACGCCCAAGCGCATCGGCTATCAGAGTGGTTCGAGCAGCCTGTTTCTCACCGATGCAGTGCCGCTTAACACCGACCAGTATGCGGCTGCGATGTATCACGACCTGCTGAAGGGGCTGGGCATCGACACGCCCTGTCCCGACCCGTCTATCAGCATTCCCAAAAAAGATCTGGACTGGGCCGAGGCCGAGCGGGCGCGGCTGGGGCTGGGCAGCAGCGGCTATGTGCTGATCCACGGCGGCTCTAGCCAGCTTGCCAAAACCAAGGGCATCGACAAGATTTATCCGGTTGAAAGCTGGCAGGCGATTATTCAAGACTTTCAAACCAAGCAGCCCGACCTGCCCATCGTGGTGGTGCAGGGTCCCGAAGACGAGGCGTTTGTGGCGACGCTGGCGCAAGCTGCCCCTGGCTTCAAAGTCACCTCGCCGCCCGACATCGGCAAACTCGCCGCCATGATTGCCGGAGCAAACCTGATGCTCTGCACCGACAGCGCCCCCATGCACCTGGCCGTGGCGCTGAAGGTCTTCACCCTGGCTCTGTTCGGCCCCACCGATCCAGAAAAGCTTCTGCCCAAGCGCGATCGCTTTGCAGGCATCAAGTCTCCCACAGGCAAGATGGCAGATATTGATCCGAAGACGGTGCTGGCTAAGGTGTGGGGAGGTTGA
- a CDS encoding DUF433 domain-containing protein: MTLKIATSPIPLTLDANGVVRVGGTRVTLDTVVAVFQQGSTAEEIVYRYPSLKLADVYATIAFYLNNTEAVERYLQQRQQQAQLIRQTNQSRFDPQGLRDRLLARRAEQFPC; this comes from the coding sequence ATGACGCTGAAGATTGCCACTAGCCCAATCCCATTAACACTGGATGCAAACGGAGTTGTCAGAGTCGGCGGCACTCGTGTAACCCTGGATACCGTTGTGGCAGTTTTTCAGCAGGGAAGTACGGCTGAAGAAATTGTTTATCGGTATCCATCCCTCAAGTTGGCAGATGTGTATGCCACGATTGCCTTCTACCTCAACAATACAGAGGCAGTCGAGCGTTACTTGCAACAGCGACAGCAGCAGGCTCAACTGATCCGACAGACAAATCAATCCCGGTTTGATCCTCAAGGCTTGCGAGATAGACTCCTTGCCCGTAGAGCAGAGCAATTTCCATGTTGA
- a CDS encoding DUF5615 family PIN-like protein gives MLKLLADENFDNTIVRGLIRKNPKVDIVRVQDCNLSGKDDPTVLAWAAQQERILLTHDVSTITRYAYERVRDGQPMPGVLEISVFAPIGPVIDDILLIVECGLQEDLEGQIHYLPF, from the coding sequence ATGTTGAAGTTGCTTGCAGATGAAAACTTTGACAACACGATTGTCAGAGGACTGATTCGCAAAAACCCTAAAGTTGACATCGTACGTGTACAGGACTGCAATTTATCTGGCAAAGATGATCCAACCGTTTTGGCATGGGCCGCTCAGCAAGAGCGCATCTTGCTGACCCACGATGTTTCAACTATCACGCGCTACGCCTACGAGCGAGTAAGAGATGGACAGCCCATGCCAGGAGTGCTTGAAATCAGCGTCTTTGCACCGATCGGTCCAGTGATTGACGATATTCTGCTGATTGTGGAATGCGGTTTGCAAGAGGACTTGGAAGGACAGATTCACTACCTTCCTTTTTAG
- a CDS encoding response regulator → MAAIDPKKPKILVVDDEPDNLDLLYRTFHREYKVLRAESGPEALNILASEGDVAVIISDQRMPSMSGTEFLSLTATQYPDIIRIILTGYTDVEDLVDAINSGKVFKYVTKPWDDEELKGVVRQAVDTHNVLKTRTQELQRSLRQESLLNAVTNTIRGALNYRQILQTIVETVGHMFEVDCCLLRPVHDNRLGNEVFVYRSRRVTEAEEHTDLAHRLDNVSSLAHTVWETRDVQVIYDARAEAELVATCPTEAGQQAYRAANIASSLVVPLICQQELMAVLALHQCETPRTWQDDEVQLVIMVADQAGLALSQAKAYEQVRSLARREALVNTITTAIRSSLDPQDIFSAITQKLGQAIHADGCALSLWTEGNEFVQCVGLHELTHDGKEVSSGLPLDEWGRSDPSSRHQLPLSLVPISGNPVLQRLLSTQAPVVINDLSQHPELNVPDLPLRSPARALLVVPLLSDGQIIGSISLRQMHQPRQWSADEIELAQAVAVQAAIAVQQSRLYQKTRQQAEQLLELDRQKTEFFQNVSHEFRTPLTLTIGPLESAVSQQQGLSFEQSQIALRNSRRLLRLVNQLLDLQRLDAGRMQPSFRPCDLRDFASQIIDSFRPYCEKKQIHLITHLEPCPPVYLDVEKFDKVLYNLLSNAMKFTPSGGTITVTVAPAGDHCQIRVQDTGIGIRADQIPHLFERFRQADGSASRSYEGSGLGLALVKELVEMHGGQVTVESVYGEGTSFIVWLQTGLTHLPSEQVIEIPTELEQSRSTVELADIEGDPALAQGVEPLPVAIAPSPSAPPTQITGAPALESLPLAQTASTSQSTVLVVDDNADMRGYVSSVLQQAGYQVITARNGAEGFMTAQVHRPQLILTDLMMPLVSGLELIQMVRQDDDLRGTPIVLVTAKADEETRIEGTEKGADGYLSKPFNARELVAEVRNLLALKESERRVAELNTYLTESVLKRFLPPSLVEKAARGNLALDLRPEPRMITVLFSDIIGFTQLSNTLRSRRVAELLNEYLTEMTHAIFEHGGTVDKFMGDAILAIFGAPEEISPNEQVKRAIAAAQQMYRTLDKLNERWQAQGISRVQFRCGIHQGTAVVGMFGGSERTDYTAIGPSVNIAARIQEAAEPDTILVSAAVADYLDQHTITKFSPLELKGVDETVLTFAIRIDHLDEAIAKAEG, encoded by the coding sequence ATGGCGGCAATAGATCCCAAAAAGCCCAAGATTCTGGTCGTCGATGACGAACCCGATAACTTAGACCTGCTTTATCGCACCTTTCATCGCGAGTACAAGGTGCTGCGAGCAGAGAGCGGGCCAGAAGCGCTTAACATTCTGGCCAGCGAAGGCGACGTGGCAGTAATTATCTCTGATCAGCGGATGCCGTCCATGAGCGGGACGGAGTTTCTCAGCCTGACGGCAACTCAATATCCCGACATTATTCGGATCATTCTCACGGGCTATACAGATGTTGAAGATCTAGTAGACGCGATTAACTCTGGCAAAGTCTTTAAGTATGTCACTAAGCCGTGGGACGACGAGGAGCTGAAGGGCGTGGTGCGGCAAGCTGTGGACACGCACAACGTGCTAAAAACTCGTACTCAAGAGTTGCAGCGATCGCTCCGCCAGGAATCTCTGCTCAACGCCGTCACCAACACAATTCGCGGCGCGCTGAACTATCGGCAAATCCTGCAAACCATCGTGGAAACCGTCGGCCACATGTTTGAAGTGGACTGTTGCCTGCTGCGCCCAGTTCACGACAATCGCCTGGGCAATGAGGTGTTTGTCTATCGCTCTCGCCGCGTCACCGAAGCCGAAGAACACACCGACCTCGCCCATCGCCTGGATAACGTCAGCAGCCTTGCCCACACGGTCTGGGAAACGCGAGACGTGCAGGTGATTTACGATGCTCGTGCCGAAGCGGAGCTGGTCGCCACCTGCCCCACCGAAGCAGGCCAGCAGGCCTATCGCGCCGCTAACATTGCCTCCAGCCTGGTCGTGCCGCTGATCTGTCAGCAGGAGCTAATGGCAGTGTTGGCGCTGCACCAGTGCGAAACGCCGCGCACCTGGCAAGACGATGAGGTGCAACTGGTGATCATGGTGGCAGACCAGGCGGGGCTGGCGCTGTCTCAGGCCAAGGCTTATGAACAGGTGCGATCGCTCGCTCGTCGAGAAGCTTTGGTGAACACCATCACCACCGCGATCCGCTCTAGCCTCGATCCCCAGGATATTTTCTCTGCCATTACTCAAAAGCTGGGGCAGGCAATTCATGCCGATGGCTGCGCCCTGTCGCTGTGGACAGAGGGCAACGAGTTTGTACAGTGCGTTGGCTTGCACGAGCTGACCCACGACGGCAAAGAGGTGTCCTCCGGGTTACCGCTGGATGAATGGGGACGGAGTGATCCCAGTTCACGTCACCAGTTGCCGCTGTCCCTGGTGCCTATCTCGGGTAATCCCGTGCTGCAACGGCTGCTGTCTACCCAGGCTCCGGTGGTAATCAACGACCTCAGCCAGCACCCAGAGCTAAACGTGCCCGATCTGCCGCTGCGATCGCCCGCCCGTGCCCTGCTGGTGGTGCCACTGCTCAGTGATGGCCAGATTATCGGCAGCATTTCGCTGCGCCAGATGCACCAGCCGCGCCAGTGGTCGGCAGACGAGATCGAGCTAGCCCAGGCCGTGGCCGTCCAAGCGGCGATTGCTGTACAGCAGTCGCGCCTCTATCAAAAAACGCGCCAGCAAGCAGAACAGCTTTTGGAACTTGATCGCCAAAAGACCGAGTTTTTCCAGAACGTATCCCACGAATTTCGCACCCCGCTGACCCTCACCATCGGCCCGCTAGAGTCGGCTGTGTCTCAGCAGCAGGGCCTCAGCTTCGAGCAGTCGCAAATCGCCCTGCGAAACTCGCGTCGCCTGCTGCGACTGGTGAATCAACTGCTCGACCTCCAGCGGCTGGATGCTGGCCGGATGCAGCCCAGCTTCCGACCCTGCGACCTGCGCGACTTTGCCAGCCAGATCATCGACAGCTTCCGCCCCTACTGCGAGAAAAAGCAGATTCATCTGATTACCCATCTGGAGCCGTGTCCCCCGGTATATCTGGATGTCGAAAAGTTCGACAAGGTGCTGTATAACCTGCTGTCAAACGCGATGAAGTTCACCCCATCGGGCGGCACCATCACTGTCACCGTGGCTCCAGCGGGGGATCACTGCCAGATCCGCGTGCAGGACACGGGCATCGGCATCCGGGCTGACCAGATTCCTCATCTGTTTGAGCGGTTCCGCCAGGCCGACGGTTCTGCCAGCCGCAGCTATGAGGGCAGCGGTCTGGGGCTGGCGCTAGTGAAGGAACTGGTGGAAATGCACGGCGGCCAGGTGACGGTGGAATCGGTCTATGGCGAGGGTACGTCTTTTATCGTCTGGCTGCAAACCGGGCTGACGCATCTGCCATCTGAGCAGGTAATTGAGATTCCGACCGAGTTGGAGCAGAGCCGCTCTACGGTGGAACTGGCGGATATTGAGGGAGATCCAGCCCTTGCTCAGGGAGTGGAGCCGTTGCCCGTGGCGATCGCCCCTTCCCCCAGCGCTCCCCCGACCCAGATTACGGGCGCACCGGCCTTGGAGTCGCTGCCCCTCGCCCAAACTGCGTCCACTTCACAAAGCACGGTCTTGGTGGTAGACGACAACGCCGACATGCGCGGCTATGTGTCTAGCGTCTTGCAGCAGGCCGGCTACCAGGTGATCACTGCCCGCAATGGAGCCGAAGGCTTTATGACAGCGCAGGTGCATCGTCCGCAGCTCATCCTGACTGACCTGATGATGCCGCTGGTGTCAGGGCTGGAATTGATTCAAATGGTGCGCCAGGACGACGACCTGAGGGGCACGCCCATTGTGCTGGTAACGGCTAAGGCAGACGAAGAAACCCGCATTGAGGGGACTGAAAAAGGAGCCGACGGCTATCTTTCCAAGCCGTTTAATGCACGAGAACTCGTGGCCGAAGTGCGAAACCTGCTGGCCCTGAAAGAAAGCGAGCGGCGCGTAGCGGAGCTAAACACTTACCTGACGGAATCGGTGCTGAAGCGATTTTTGCCGCCATCGCTGGTGGAAAAGGCAGCGCGGGGCAACCTGGCGCTAGATCTGCGGCCAGAGCCGCGCATGATTACTGTCCTGTTTAGCGACATTATCGGCTTTACGCAGTTGTCCAACACGCTGCGATCGCGCCGGGTGGCCGAACTGCTGAACGAGTACCTCACCGAAATGACCCACGCCATTTTTGAGCATGGCGGCACGGTCGATAAATTCATGGGCGACGCAATTTTGGCCATCTTTGGTGCGCCCGAAGAAATCAGCCCCAACGAGCAGGTCAAACGGGCGATCGCCGCTGCCCAGCAGATGTATCGCACCCTCGACAAGCTCAACGAGCGCTGGCAAGCCCAGGGCATCAGCCGCGTCCAGTTTCGCTGTGGCATCCACCAGGGTACGGCCGTCGTCGGGATGTTTGGTGGTTCCGAACGCACCGACTACACCGCCATTGGCCCCAGCGTCAACATTGCCGCCCGCATCCAGGAAGCCGCCGAACCCGACACGATTCTGGTGTCTGCCGCCGTGGCTGATTACCTGGATCAGCACACGATTACCAAGTTCAGCCCGCTAGAACTCAAGGGCGTAGACGAGACTGTGCTGACCTTCGCCATTCGTATCGATCACCTAGACGAGGCGATCGCCAAGGCAGAAGGATAA
- a CDS encoding GNAT family N-acetyltransferase encodes MIAGVAVGRDVFLSAFLAGLMGNPRGMPQVDEPGTILIRTARSRDLPELSDVLASSFHNPDGLLAWAYPLFRAGILDDLRGRLHRKMPHYTCLVAVEQHGSDDTLTERVVGTLEMNLHRPAFWNVAGDRYLYISNLAVRSSCRRRGIALQLLQACDRIAAEWGFSEIYLHTLENNTAARLLYEKAGYRVNKSEWNPFTWAMGRPQQLFLQKRLSPPQG; translated from the coding sequence GTGATTGCGGGCGTGGCCGTGGGTCGAGATGTGTTTTTATCGGCGTTTCTGGCTGGGTTGATGGGTAATCCTCGCGGGATGCCCCAAGTAGATGAACCTGGAACGATCTTAATCCGGACTGCGCGATCGCGCGACCTGCCAGAGCTGTCCGATGTGCTGGCGAGCAGTTTTCACAATCCAGACGGGCTGCTGGCCTGGGCTTATCCGCTGTTTCGAGCAGGCATTTTAGACGACTTGCGCGGTCGGCTGCATCGCAAAATGCCGCATTACACTTGCCTGGTTGCGGTTGAACAGCACGGCAGCGACGACACCCTGACTGAGCGTGTTGTAGGAACCCTAGAGATGAATTTACATCGTCCTGCATTTTGGAATGTAGCAGGTGATCGCTATCTTTACATTTCCAATCTGGCGGTGCGGTCGAGCTGTCGCCGTCGAGGTATTGCGCTGCAACTGCTGCAAGCGTGCGATCGCATTGCGGCAGAGTGGGGCTTTTCAGAAATCTATCTGCACACGCTGGAAAACAACACAGCGGCGCGGCTGCTGTATGAAAAAGCGGGCTACCGCGTCAACAAATCTGAGTGGAATCCGTTCACTTGGGCAATGGGGCGACCCCAGCAGTTGTTCTTGCAAAAACGTCTGTCCCCGCCACAGGGATAG